One segment of Marvinbryantia formatexigens DSM 14469 DNA contains the following:
- a CDS encoding alanine/glycine:cation symporter family protein, with translation MEMIQTFGQGLIALVQVIYNFLWGDLITIPLPGGGSAGLSLLVLILTPVGIYFTVRTRFVLVRQFPEMLRIAVEKKQETQKNSISGLQALIVSTATRVGMGNLVGVVAAISAGGAGAVFWMWVMALLGSSTAFAEATLAQLYRQKDPLYGGYRGGPAYYIHAFVMRKKKHKRKKSVLAALFALSGLICWCGISQVISNSVTSAVDNAFSIPPLYTTIALVVVAAVIVLRKNATVKVLDVMVPVMAGCYFLMTLFVIVRNAGALPAVFERIFAEAFGLRQVAAGGFGAVLMNGVKRGLFSNEAGSGSAPCAAAAADVTHPAKAGLLQAFGVFVDTIVICSCSAMIMLLAPAEQIKGLAGMDLLQEAMRYHFGDFGVVFIAVILLLFSFSTFIGILFYARSNVAYLFGDNWTSQTVYKCIALVMLFIGGLAAYTFVWDLGDVGIGLMTIFNMVALLPLSGEAVAALKDYEKQKRKSRQD, from the coding sequence ATGGAGATGATTCAGACATTCGGGCAGGGGCTGATAGCCCTGGTGCAGGTGATTTATAATTTTCTGTGGGGCGATTTGATTACGATTCCGCTGCCGGGCGGCGGCAGCGCAGGACTGTCGCTGCTGGTTCTGATTCTCACGCCGGTGGGAATCTATTTTACTGTCCGGACGCGGTTCGTGCTTGTGCGGCAGTTTCCGGAAATGCTGCGCATTGCGGTGGAGAAAAAGCAGGAGACGCAGAAAAACAGTATTTCCGGGCTGCAGGCGCTGATCGTATCTACGGCGACCAGGGTTGGCATGGGAAATCTGGTGGGCGTGGTGGCGGCAATCTCCGCGGGCGGCGCCGGCGCGGTGTTCTGGATGTGGGTGATGGCGCTGCTCGGTTCTTCGACGGCTTTTGCGGAGGCGACGCTGGCGCAGCTTTACCGCCAGAAGGACCCGCTGTACGGAGGCTACCGGGGCGGCCCGGCGTATTATATCCATGCATTTGTGATGAGGAAAAAGAAGCATAAGAGGAAAAAAAGTGTGCTGGCGGCGTTGTTTGCACTCTCCGGGCTGATTTGCTGGTGCGGCATCAGCCAGGTAATCAGCAATTCCGTCACCTCCGCGGTGGACAATGCCTTTTCCATTCCGCCGCTGTATACAACGATTGCGCTTGTGGTGGTTGCGGCAGTGATAGTCCTGCGGAAAAATGCGACCGTGAAAGTGCTTGACGTAATGGTGCCGGTGATGGCGGGCTGCTATTTTCTGATGACGTTGTTTGTGATTGTCCGCAATGCGGGTGCGCTGCCGGCGGTTTTTGAGCGCATTTTTGCGGAGGCGTTCGGACTGCGGCAGGTGGCGGCTGGCGGCTTCGGCGCCGTGCTGATGAACGGAGTGAAACGCGGGCTGTTTTCCAATGAAGCCGGTTCCGGCTCCGCACCCTGCGCGGCGGCAGCGGCAGATGTCACACATCCTGCAAAAGCAGGGCTTCTGCAGGCATTCGGTGTATTTGTGGATACGATTGTTATCTGCAGCTGTTCGGCAATGATTATGCTGCTGGCGCCCGCAGAGCAGATAAAAGGACTGGCGGGAATGGACCTGCTGCAGGAGGCGATGCGCTATCACTTTGGCGATTTTGGCGTGGTCTTTATTGCTGTCATTCTGCTGCTGTTCAGCTTTTCGACCTTTATCGGCATCTTATTTTATGCAAGGTCCAATGTCGCATATTTATTTGGTGATAACTGGACTTCGCAGACGGTCTATAAATGCATTGCGCTTGTAATGCTTTTTATCGGCGGTCTTGCCGCGTATACCTTTGTCTGGGACCTTGGGGACGTGGGCATCGGGCTTATGACCATCTTCAATATGGTTGCGCTGCTGCCGCTGTCCGGGGAGGCGGTCGCCGCGCTGAAGGATTATGAAAAGCAAAAGCGGAAGTCCCGGCAGGATTGA
- a CDS encoding TetR/AcrR family transcriptional regulator yields MSYEMQDTRYDEKSDERYSVADEAIYDAFFLLLKEKELEKITVSDVIKKAGIVRSTFYNHYENIPALITAIEDKTIHDIFSLMETFHPKNDHDMCKSFFLTVCNYTRTNPFLANLLCNPQGDGFFERTLTMLHRYVTNVTRTTAPTHCSKEEFSYMIACAIGSTIGVLHKWIMDDFRSSPETIAGILTHAFVGGMLPFMS; encoded by the coding sequence ATGAGTTATGAAATGCAGGATACACGATATGATGAAAAATCTGACGAGCGCTACTCTGTCGCCGACGAAGCCATTTATGACGCTTTTTTTTTGCTTCTGAAGGAAAAAGAACTGGAAAAAATCACGGTATCGGACGTCATAAAAAAAGCCGGAATCGTCCGCAGTACCTTTTATAATCACTACGAAAACATTCCGGCTCTGATTACCGCCATTGAGGACAAGACCATCCATGACATTTTTTCCCTCATGGAGACCTTTCATCCAAAGAATGACCATGATATGTGCAAATCTTTTTTTCTTACCGTCTGTAATTATACCAGGACGAACCCGTTTCTGGCGAATCTTCTGTGCAACCCGCAGGGGGACGGTTTTTTTGAAAGAACCCTTACCATGCTGCACCGCTACGTGACAAATGTCACGCGCACCACTGCTCCCACCCACTGCAGCAAGGAGGAGTTTTCCTATATGATCGCCTGCGCAATCGGCAGTACCATCGGCGTGCTGCACAAGTGGATTATGGATGATTTCCGCAGCTCCCCGGAAACTATCGCCGGTATTCTGACGCACGCTTTCGTGGGCGGGATGCTGCCCTTTATGTCCTGA
- the bsh gene encoding choloylglycine hydrolase — translation MCTAVTYCTRDFYFGRTLDYDRTFGEEVVVTPRKYPFKFRCMGTMETHYAMIGMAHIAEGYPLYYEAVNEKGLCMAGLNFVGNADYKKEMLDRDNVAQFEFIPWILGQCDSAAQASGLLERINLTDHRFYSELPPAQLHWLIADRHGAVTVEAVKDGIRVYDNPVGVLTNNPPFEEQMFQLNNYMHLSPKEPQNHFSEKLSLRAYSRGMGALGLPGDLSSQSRFVRAAFTKMNAVSGDSEEESVSQFFHILGAVQNQRGCCQTDGGRYEITIYTSCCNADRGIYYYTTYENHQITAVDMFRENLEETQLARYPLITGEQIRWEN, via the coding sequence ATGTGCACAGCCGTCACTTACTGCACACGTGATTTTTACTTTGGCAGAACGCTGGATTACGACCGGACCTTCGGGGAGGAGGTTGTTGTCACCCCGCGGAAGTATCCGTTTAAATTCCGGTGCATGGGAACGATGGAAACGCATTATGCCATGATTGGAATGGCACATATTGCAGAAGGTTACCCGCTTTATTATGAGGCGGTTAATGAAAAGGGACTTTGCATGGCGGGGCTGAACTTTGTCGGCAATGCTGATTATAAAAAAGAAATGCTGGACAGGGATAATGTGGCGCAGTTTGAATTTATTCCCTGGATACTGGGACAATGTGACTCGGCGGCGCAGGCGTCAGGGCTGCTTGAACGCATAAATCTTACAGACCATCGCTTTTACAGTGAGCTGCCGCCCGCGCAGCTTCACTGGCTGATTGCGGACAGACACGGGGCGGTCACGGTGGAGGCGGTAAAAGATGGTATCCGGGTATACGACAATCCAGTGGGCGTGCTGACAAACAATCCGCCCTTTGAGGAGCAGATGTTCCAGCTCAACAATTATATGCATCTGTCTCCGAAGGAGCCGCAGAACCATTTTTCGGAAAAGCTGTCTCTGCGGGCGTACAGCCGCGGCATGGGAGCGCTGGGGCTGCCGGGGGATTTATCCTCGCAGTCGCGCTTTGTGCGGGCGGCATTTACAAAAATGAATGCCGTTTCCGGGGATTCGGAGGAGGAGAGTGTGAGTCAGTTTTTCCACATCCTCGGCGCCGTGCAGAATCAGCGCGGATGCTGTCAGACGGACGGGGGCAGGTATGAGATTACCATCTATACCTCCTGCTGCAACGCCGACCGGGGAATCTATTACTACACCACCTACGAAAATCACCAGATAACAGCAGTGGATATGTTCCGGGAGAATCTGGAGGAAACGCAGCTGGCGCGCTATCCGCTGATTACCGGGGAACAGATTCGCTGGGAGAATTAA